From the genome of Paraburkholderia largidicola:
CGCGATCGGCATGGGCGTGGCGGAAGCGGGCAGCGCGTTTCTGTCGCTCGGGACATCAGGCGTGCTGTTCGCCGGGACCGATCGCTTCGCGCCGAATCCCGCGCAAGGGGTACATGCGTTCTGCCATTGCTTGCCGGAGCGGTGGCATCAGATGAGCGTGATTCTGTCGGCGGCCTCGAGTCTTGGGTGGCTGTCGAAAGTCGTGAACCGCGAAGTCGGCAGCTTGCCCGAGCTCGCGAGCACGGCCAATCCTGCGACAGCGCCGATCTTTCTGCCGTATCTGAGCGGCGAGCGCACACCGCACAACGATGCGAACGCGCGCGGCGTGTTCTGGGGTTTGACGGGCGCAAATACGACAGGCGATCTCGCGTACAGCGTGATGGAAGGCGTTGCGTTCGCGATGGCCGATGGCTACGCCGCGCTGCAAAGCGCCGGGACGACGTTGCAGAGCGCGTCGTTCATCGGCGGCGGCTCGCGCAGCCCGTTCTGGGCCAACCTGTGCGCGACGGCGACGGGCATCACGATGCATCGTCACGAAGGCAGCGACGTGGGCGCGGCGCTCGGTGCGGCTCGCCTTGCACGGCTCGCGGTAACGGGCGAGTCGATCGGCGAAGTCTGCCTTGCGCCGCCGACGCTCGAGTCCTGCGAGCCGGATCGTGCGCAGGCTCCGCTGCTTGCGCACAGGCTTGCGCGTTATCGCAGCATTTATCAGGCACTCAAGGCGAGTTTCGCGGAACCGGTGTGATGCGCGTGTGGCACGGCGCACCGTTGCGCGCGCCGTGCAAACATGAGACTCAACTCAGATCGTGAAGATCCTTTTGCAACGGCTCGCTTACGGTAAAACTGGAGAACTCGACATGCAAGCCGCCGCGTTCGGGCGTGCAGCACATTGGCCCGGCGAAGTAGTGCGCGGCTAGAGGAAAAGGCGCGAGCCGCAACAGAGGCCACGTTTTACCGTCGACCGAATACTGCACACGTAACACCCCTCGCGTGACGGTTACACGCATCCAGAAGCCATCGGTGGCTGCAATAGGCGCACCGATGGCCCAGTCCGACTGGCCGACCGTCAACACGCTACTGA
Proteins encoded in this window:
- a CDS encoding DUF1349 domain-containing protein, yielding MFEQCQWFNEPSTWSLEGDTLEVTTDPKADFWRNTHYGFTRDSGHCFGARTHGDFTAQVRVRGQFHALYDQAGLMVRVDESTWLKAGVEFTDGILMISSVLTVGQSDWAIGAPIAATDGFWMRVTVTRGVLRVQYSVDGKTWPLLRLAPFPLAAHYFAGPMCCTPERGGLHVEFSSFTVSEPLQKDLHDLS
- the xylB gene encoding xylulokinase, coding for MTFLGIDLGTSEVKVILTDDASNTLATSGARLDVAQPHPHWSEQNPHAWWQATLDAVAAVRGENPGAFAALRGIGLSGQMHGATLLDAKGQVLRPAILWNDTRAFAECAELEALVPESRDITGNLAMPGFTAPKLLWLAKHEPDVFRAASKVLLPKDYLAWRLTGDFVSDMSDASGTLWLDVAKRDWSDRMLAATGLTRAHMPRLVEGSAPAAQLSEELRREWGIAGPVVLCGGAGDNAASAIGMGVAEAGSAFLSLGTSGVLFAGTDRFAPNPAQGVHAFCHCLPERWHQMSVILSAASSLGWLSKVVNREVGSLPELASTANPATAPIFLPYLSGERTPHNDANARGVFWGLTGANTTGDLAYSVMEGVAFAMADGYAALQSAGTTLQSASFIGGGSRSPFWANLCATATGITMHRHEGSDVGAALGAARLARLAVTGESIGEVCLAPPTLESCEPDRAQAPLLAHRLARYRSIYQALKASFAEPV